In Mycobacteriales bacterium, the following are encoded in one genomic region:
- a CDS encoding DUF2142 domain-containing protein, with amino-acid sequence MSQPSRAAFRWRDLVVGVPLAVWLVTVTFGAVLAAWTVLTPAYQAPDEPNHVDRVIATAHGHVLIPPKSRHTGIGIVRSEHVAGVPSCCPPPAGQPLELDEAPPHDRRPSIASLGGGAQQPGTDVNQITAHPPLYYLWEGAIAKALPDSWPYDKTLEGLRFASLLLVVPLPLLTYAAARRLAGPGPVPVTAAVLPLAIPMLGHLGASVTNDSLLVLLGGLLTVLTAYVATGDTSRRTAAWTGVVLAAALLTKAFGFIGFFGVAMAYAVAWARALRARKPEAAPPGPAARARAALAGTGRHAAERVSGRVGLAGRSPLVGRAPLGGAIIAIGLGVLGGGWYWARNAVVYGAVQPDGGAYVPPPAPPSWHPSFWGYFFHGYPSRLMTSFFGNFGWLADPLPGAVVAASVAVLLLGITLSFRFRPTRERPWSWADVAVVVLPAFLLFWSVGWQGWQGWRLRESIGADQGRYLYFGLAGLLVAVALGLSRLPRPARRWVPLGAYAVAAAYQAYAALDVLDFFWGPRASDLAYQIRNAVAWSVWSGSELAALAGLATVVALFTAFALCLPGERPAGPPRLHDRGRLSQALSVTSRS; translated from the coding sequence ATGAGCCAGCCGTCTCGCGCCGCCTTCCGCTGGCGCGATCTCGTCGTCGGGGTGCCGCTGGCGGTGTGGCTGGTGACGGTCACGTTCGGGGCGGTGCTCGCCGCGTGGACCGTGCTGACCCCGGCCTACCAGGCGCCTGACGAGCCCAACCACGTCGACCGCGTGATCGCCACCGCGCACGGGCACGTGCTGATCCCGCCGAAGAGCCGGCACACCGGCATCGGGATCGTGCGTTCCGAACACGTCGCCGGCGTCCCGAGCTGCTGCCCTCCGCCGGCCGGTCAGCCGCTCGAGCTCGACGAGGCCCCGCCCCACGACCGGCGGCCGAGCATCGCCTCGCTCGGCGGCGGCGCCCAGCAGCCGGGCACCGACGTCAACCAGATCACCGCCCACCCGCCGCTCTACTACCTGTGGGAAGGTGCGATCGCCAAGGCGCTGCCCGACTCCTGGCCCTACGACAAGACGCTGGAGGGGCTGCGGTTCGCGAGCCTGCTGCTGGTGGTTCCGCTGCCCCTGCTGACCTACGCCGCCGCGCGCCGGCTCGCCGGTCCCGGCCCGGTCCCCGTCACGGCGGCGGTCCTGCCCCTGGCCATCCCGATGCTCGGCCACCTCGGCGCGTCGGTCACGAACGACTCGCTGCTCGTCCTGCTCGGCGGGCTGCTGACCGTGCTCACGGCCTACGTCGCCACCGGCGACACCTCGCGGCGTACCGCCGCCTGGACCGGGGTGGTGCTGGCGGCTGCTCTGCTGACCAAGGCGTTCGGCTTCATCGGGTTCTTCGGGGTGGCCATGGCCTACGCCGTCGCCTGGGCGCGTGCACTGCGGGCCCGGAAGCCCGAAGCCGCGCCGCCCGGCCCGGCGGCACGGGCGCGTGCGGCGCTCGCGGGCACCGGCCGGCACGCGGCCGAGCGGGTCTCCGGGCGGGTCGGGCTCGCCGGGCGCAGCCCGCTCGTCGGGCGGGCACCGCTCGGTGGCGCGATCATCGCGATCGGGCTCGGCGTGCTGGGCGGCGGGTGGTACTGGGCGCGCAACGCCGTCGTCTACGGCGCCGTGCAGCCCGACGGGGGCGCCTACGTCCCGCCGCCGGCGCCGCCGAGCTGGCACCCGAGCTTCTGGGGCTACTTCTTCCACGGCTACCCGTCGCGGCTGATGACGAGCTTCTTCGGCAACTTCGGCTGGCTGGCCGACCCGCTCCCCGGGGCCGTCGTGGCCGCGTCGGTGGCGGTGCTCCTGCTCGGGATAACCCTCTCGTTCAGGTTCAGACCTACGCGTGAACGGCCCTGGTCCTGGGCCGACGTGGCCGTGGTCGTGCTGCCGGCGTTCCTGCTCTTCTGGTCGGTCGGCTGGCAGGGCTGGCAGGGCTGGCGGCTGCGCGAGTCGATCGGGGCGGACCAGGGCCGCTACCTCTACTTCGGGTTGGCCGGCCTGCTGGTCGCCGTGGCGCTCGGCCTGTCGCGGCTGCCGCGGCCGGCCCGCCGGTGGGTGCCGCTGGGTGCGTACGCCGTGGCGGCGGCCTACCAGGCGTACGCCGCGCTCGACGTGCTCGACTTCTTCTGGGGGCCGCGGGCCAGCGACCTGGCCTACCAGATCCGCAACGCGGTCGCCTGGTCGGTGTGGAGCGGCTCCGAGCTCGCCGCTCTGGCCGGGCTGGCCACGGTGGTCGCGCTCTTCACGGCGTTCGCGCTCTGCCTTCCGGGCGAGCGGCCGGCGGGGCCACCGCGTCTTCATGATCGTGGGCGGTTGAGCCAGGCCCTGTCCGTCACGAGCCGCTCGTGA